The following coding sequences are from one Acidobacteriota bacterium window:
- a CDS encoding adenylosuccinate synthetase — protein sequence MLQSWYGFDSIALTKARRAGRTPDEIKVCIGCEIDGRRVDTFPAVSHDLRNIKPVF from the coding sequence ATGCTGCAGAGCTGGTACGGTTTTGATTCGATCGCCCTTACAAAAGCTCGACGTGCTGGACGAACTCCGGATGAGATAAAGGTCTGCATCGGTTGTGAGATCGACGGACGCCGTGTGGACACCTTTCCGGCCGTTTCGCACGACCTCAGGAACATCAAACCGGTTTTTTGA